A genomic region of Alnus glutinosa chromosome 11, dhAlnGlut1.1, whole genome shotgun sequence contains the following coding sequences:
- the LOC133882109 gene encoding peptidyl-prolyl cis-trans isomerase CYP40 isoform X1, translating to MGRPRCYLDISIGGELEGRIVVELYNDVVPKTAENFRALCTGEKGIGPNTGVPLHYKGTRFHRVVKSFMVQGGDTSAGDGTGGESIYGLKFEDENFELKHERKGMLSMANSGPNTNGSQFFITTTRTSHLDGKHVVFGKVVKGMGVVRSIEHVTIDGDRPTADVIIVDCGENLEGADDGISNFFKDGDTYPDWPADLDESPNELSWWMNAVDSIKSFGNEHYKKQDYKMALRKYRKALRYLDICWEKEGIDEEKCSCLRKTKSQIFTNSSACKLKLGDLKGALLDTEFAMRDGDNNVKALFRQGQAYMALNDIDAAVESLKKACDLEPNDAGIKKELAAAKKKIADRRDLERKAYSKMFQ from the exons atggggagGCCACGGTGCTATCTGGACATAAGCATAGGAGGAGAGCTGGAAGGGAGGATAGTGGTGGAGCTCTACAATGATGTGGTGCCGAAAACCGCTGAGAACTTCAGGGCTCTCTGCACCGGCGAGAAAGGCATTGGTCCAAACACTGGCGTGCCCCTTCACTACAAG GGAACCCGTTTTCATCGTGTTGTTAAAAGCTTTATGGTGCAAGGTGGAGATACCTCTGCTGGTGATGGCACGGGGGGAGAATCTATCTATGGCTTGAAATTTGAAGACGAGAATTTTGAATTAAAGCATGAAAGGAAAGGAATGTTATCTATGGCTAATTCCGGTCCTAACACAAATGGGTCTCAGTTTTTCATCACGACAACTCGCACTTCTCATCTAGATGGAAAACATGTTGTGTTTGGGAAGGTAGTTAAAGGAATGGGAGTGGTGCGATCAATTGAGCATGTTACAATTGATGGTGACCGTCCTACTGCTGATGTCATAATTGTGGACTGTGGAGAAAATCTTGAGGGGGCAGATGATGGAATATCTAATTTTTTCAAAGACGGTGATACTTATCCTGATTGGCCAGCTGACCTTGACGAGAGCCCAAACGAGCTCTCCTGGTGGATGAATGCTGTTGATTCTATAAAGTCTTTTGGCAATGAGCATTACAAG AAACAAGACTATAAGATGGCTCTTAGAAAGTATCGGAAGGCTTTACGCTATCTGGATATCTGCTGGGAGAAAGAAGGAATTGATGAAG AGAAGTGTTCATGTTTGAGAAAGACAAAGTCACAGATTTTCACTAACAGCTCT GCTTGTAAGTTGAAATTAGGGGATCTGAAAGGAGCTTTGTTAGACACCGAATTTGCAATGCGTGATGGAGATAACAATGTGAAAGCTTTGTTCCGCCAAGGTCAG GCATACATGGCACTTAATGACATTGATGCTGCTGTTGAAAGCCTCAAGAAGGCATGCGATTTGGAGCCAAATGATG cTGGAATAAAGAAAGAGCTTGCTGCTGCTAAGAAGAAG ATTGCTGATAGACGTGATCTGGAGAGAAAGGCATACAGCAAGATGTTCCAATAG
- the LOC133882109 gene encoding peptidyl-prolyl cis-trans isomerase CYP40 isoform X2, with product MGRPRCYLDISIGGELEGRIVVELYNDVVPKTAENFRALCTGEKGIGPNTGVPLHYKGTRFHRVVKSFMVQGGDTSAGDGTGGESIYGLKFEDENFELKHERKGMLSMANSGPNTNGSQFFITTTRTSHLDGKHVVFGKVVKGMGVVRSIEHVTIDGDRPTADVIIVDCGENLEGADDGISNFFKDGDTYPDWPADLDESPNELSWWMNAVDSIKSFGNEHYKKQDYKMALRKYRKALRYLDICWEKEGIDEEKCSCLRKTKSQIFTNSSLMRYVALGL from the exons atggggagGCCACGGTGCTATCTGGACATAAGCATAGGAGGAGAGCTGGAAGGGAGGATAGTGGTGGAGCTCTACAATGATGTGGTGCCGAAAACCGCTGAGAACTTCAGGGCTCTCTGCACCGGCGAGAAAGGCATTGGTCCAAACACTGGCGTGCCCCTTCACTACAAG GGAACCCGTTTTCATCGTGTTGTTAAAAGCTTTATGGTGCAAGGTGGAGATACCTCTGCTGGTGATGGCACGGGGGGAGAATCTATCTATGGCTTGAAATTTGAAGACGAGAATTTTGAATTAAAGCATGAAAGGAAAGGAATGTTATCTATGGCTAATTCCGGTCCTAACACAAATGGGTCTCAGTTTTTCATCACGACAACTCGCACTTCTCATCTAGATGGAAAACATGTTGTGTTTGGGAAGGTAGTTAAAGGAATGGGAGTGGTGCGATCAATTGAGCATGTTACAATTGATGGTGACCGTCCTACTGCTGATGTCATAATTGTGGACTGTGGAGAAAATCTTGAGGGGGCAGATGATGGAATATCTAATTTTTTCAAAGACGGTGATACTTATCCTGATTGGCCAGCTGACCTTGACGAGAGCCCAAACGAGCTCTCCTGGTGGATGAATGCTGTTGATTCTATAAAGTCTTTTGGCAATGAGCATTACAAG AAACAAGACTATAAGATGGCTCTTAGAAAGTATCGGAAGGCTTTACGCTATCTGGATATCTGCTGGGAGAAAGAAGGAATTGATGAAG AGAAGTGTTCATGTTTGAGAAAGACAAAGTCACAGATTTTCACTAACAGCTCT TTGATGCGGTATGTTGCTTTAGGCTTGTAA